GCTGGACCAATGCCAAGAACCTCACCGTAGCGTGCCCGCACCACAACGGCCGCAATGACGACGACCGCGCGGCCCGCCCCCGCAATGGCCGGTTCGAGCGCGTGCACGGCGGCGTGCGGTGGATTAAACCCTGGCAGCCGCCACCGCCGGACCTTGTTGATACTGGCCCCAGTTAACCCACGGCTTTGGGCCCAAGGCCCGCCCCTCGGCGGCGACCATTACGCGCCGTTTTCCTGCGCGCGCAACCATTTCGCATTCTCCCGCGCCGCGCACTCTTGCGCGGCGCGCTTTGGCGAACGCGAATGAGATCCGCAATGTAGATGCTGACCGCTACGCCGATGATGCCGAAACCAATCCACCGGTGCGTGGAGAAGTGCTCTTGGGTGACAAAGAGCGCCCACAGCATCTGCATGATGGGGGTGAGGTATTGGAGCATGCCGATCGTCGACAAGCGCAGCGTCCGCGCGCCTTGGGCAAAGCACAATAGTGGCAGCGCGGTGATCAGGCCGGCGCTGATTAAGAGCAGCATGTGTGGCGTGCCTTCCGAAGTGAACGTGCCGTGGCCCGCCTGCTCGATCCACACGATATAGGCGATGGCAACGGGGAGACCACCAAAGCCTCCGCCGCGACCGAGACCGCTGCCGATACCCGCACCTGCTTCTTGATAAGCCCGTAGATGCCAAACGATGCCGCCAACAGCAGCGAGATATACGGCGCCTGGCCGGTAAAGAAGGTCAGATACAGCACCGGGATTGCCGCCACGGCGACGGTGGTCGCCTGCCATGGGCGCAGCTGCTCCTTTAAGAAGATCATGCCGAGCGCCACCGATACCAGGGGATTGATGAAATAGCCTAAAGCGGCATCGGCCACGTGATCGGTATTAATCGCCAGCACATAGGTGCCCCAGTTGACCGTGATAAATACGCCCCCGGCGGCAAGCCAGCCCCACGTGCGCTTGTCCATGCGGACCAATTCGCGCCAGCCACCGCTGAATACTAAAAATGCCGTGACGATAACCGCGGTCCACAACACGCGGTGGGCGAGGATTTTTAGCGGCGTGGCCGGCAGCAGGAGCGGGAAGAACGCGGGGAAGAACCCCCACATGATGTATGCGGCAAGCGTGTAGATCATCACCGCATAATATCGTCATCTTGACCGCCCCGCTAAGATGACCGCATGGCCAAAAACTCCTCCTTCGTCCACCTGCATAACCATACCGAGTTCTCCATGCTGGACGGCATGGCCAAGGTCGATATGTTGGCTGATGAGGTGGTCAAGCAAAACATGCCCGCCGTGGGCATGACAGACCACGGCAATATGTATGGATCCGATGCCTTTTATAAGCGCATGACCAGCGCCGGGGTTAAACCCATCATCGGCATCGAGGCCTACATGGCCCCGGAATCGCGCTTTAATAAAAAGCGCGTGCTGTGGGGCACCCCCGACCAAAAGCGCGACGATGTCTCCGCCTCGGGCGCGTACTTGCACCAGACGATGATCGCGGAAAACGCCACCGGGCTGCGCAACCTGTTCACCTTGTCCTCGCTCGCCTCCTACGAAGGCCAGCTGGGAAAGTGGCCGCGCATGGATGCAGAGCTCATCGCCGAGCATGCCGATGGCATCATCGCCACCACCGGCTGCCCATCCGGCGATGTGCAGACCCGCCTGCGCCTCGGTCAATTCAACGAGGCCCTCGAGGCCGCGGCGATGTGGCAAGACATCTATGGCAAGGACAACTTCTTCTTGGAGTTGATGGACCATGGGCTGGACATCGAAAAGCGCACGCGCGATGGGCTGCTCGAAATCGGCCGCAAGCTGGACCTGCCGCCGCTGGTGACCAATGACTGCCACTACGTGTTGGAGTCCCAGGCGCCGGCGCACGAGGCCATGCTGTGCGTGCAGACCGGTAAGACGTTCATGGACCCGGACCGCTTCAAGTTCGGCGGTACCGGCTACTACATCAAGTCCGCCGCGCAGATGCGCGATACCTGGGATGACCTGATTCCCGATGGCTGCGATAACACCCTGTGGATTGCCGAGCGCGTGCAAGACTACAGCGAGGTGTGGGAGGAACACACCCACGACCGCATGCCCATTGCCGATGTCCCCGAGGGCCACACCCCCACCTCCTGGCTGACCCACGAGGTGATGGAGGGGCTGCAGCGGCGGTTCCCCGGGCGCGATGTGCCGGAGGAGTATATCGAGCGCGCCAAGTACGAGATTTCCGTGATTGAGATGAAGGGCTACCCGTCCTACTTCCTCATCGTGGCGGAGCTTATTAAGTATGCGCGTTCGGTGGGCATTCGTGTTGGGCCCGGCCGTGGTTCTGCGGCGGGKGSGCTCGTGGCTTWTGCACTGACCATTACCAATATCGATCCGCTGGAACATGACCTGCTCTTCGAGCGCTTTTTGAACCCCGAGCGCCCGTCCGCGCCCGATATCGATATCGACTTCGACGATCGCCGCCGCGGCGAGATGATTACCTATGCCGCCGAGCGCTGGGGCGAGGACAAGGTTGCCCAGGTCATTACCTTCGGCACGGTGAAAACCAAGCAGGCCATCAAGGACTCCGCCAAGGTGCACTTTGGCCAGCCCGGCTTCCAGATGGCTGACCGCATCAACGGCGCACTGCCGCCGGCGATTATGGCGAAGGATATTCCGTTGCGGGGCATTACTGACCCCGACCACGAGCGCTATTCCGAGGCCGCCGAGGTCCGCCAGATGGTGGAATCCGACCCGGATGTGAAAAAGATTTATGACACCGCGCGCGGCTTGGAGGGCGTTGTTCGCCAGGCTGGTGTGCACGCCTGTGCTGTGATTATGGCCTCGGTGCGGTTGATGGACCACATCCCGATGTGGAAGCGGCCTGCCGATGGCGCCTATATCACCGGCTGGGATTACCCCGCCTGCGAGGCCATTGGCCTGCTGAAGATGGACTTTCTGGGCCTGCGCAACCTCACCGTTATCGGCGATGCCATCGAAAACATCAAGCGCAACCGTGGCGAAGAAGTGCAGCTCGAGCAGCTGCATGCCGATGACCCCAAGGTCTCCAAGGTCTATGACCTGCTCTCGCGCGGGGATACCTTGGGCGTGTTCCAGCTGGACTCCGGCGGTATGCAGGAGTTGCTCAAGCGCATGAAGCCTACCGGCTTCAAAGACATCGTGGCCTCCTTGGCCCTGTACCGTCCTGGCCCGATGGGCGTCAACGCCCACTGGGATTATGCCGACCGCAAGAACGGGCGTAAGGAAATCACCCCGATCCACCCTGAACTCGAGGAACCGCTGAAGGAAATCCTGGATGAGACGTATGGTCTCATCGTCTACCAGGAGCAGATCATGCGTATCTCGCAGAAGGTGGCGAACTACACCGCCGGCGAGGCAGATGGCTTCCGTAAGGCGATGGGTAAGAAAAAGCCCGAGGTCCTGGCCCAGCAATACGATAAATTCTGGGGCGGCATGCAAGAAAATGGCTACTCTAAATCCGCCATGGATGCGCTGTGGGGGACCATCGAGCCCTTCGCGTCGTACGCGTTTAACAAGTCCCACGCCGCAGGCTACGGGTTGGTCTCGTTCTGGACGGCCTACCTCAAGGCCTACTACGCGCCGGAATATATGGCTGCGCTGTTGACCTCTGTGGGCGATAAGAAGGATAAGTCCGCCATCTACTTGTCGGACTGCCGCCACTTGGGCATTAACGTTTTGCCGCCCTCGGTCAATGAGTCCGAGGAGGACTTCCAAGCTGTGGGCGAGGATATTCGCTTCGGCATGGGCGCTATCCGCAACGTGGGCTCTGAAGTGGTCGAATCCATCATTGCCTCGCGCAAGGCAAAGGGGGCGTTTACGTCCTTTAGCGATTACCTCGACAAGATCGATTTGGCAGCGTGTTCCAAGCGCGTGACCGAGGCGCTGATCAAGGCCGGTGCCTTTGATGATTTCCAGCAGCCGCGCAAGGGGCTGATGCTTATTCACGAGGACGCCGTTGATGCCGTGCAGACCACCAAGAAGGCGGCGGATAAGGGGCAATTCGACCTCTTTGCCGGATTCGGCGGTGGCGACGATGCCTCCTCTGAAGGCGCCTTTGCCATTGATGTTCCGGACGACTCGTGGGATCGCAAGCACGAGTTGGCACTCGAGCGAGAGATGCTGGGTCTCTACGTTTCTGGCCACCCACTTGATGGTTTCGAAGAGGCCCTAGCTGCGCAGACCAATACTCCGCTGACCAAGATCCTCAACGACGAGGTACACAATGGCCAAGAACTCATCATCGGCGGCATCATCTCCGGTGTGGACCGCCGCTTTTCTAAGCGCGATGGTTCCCCGTGGGCGATTGTCACGGTAGAAGACCACAACGGCGCGCAGGTAGAGATCTTGGTGTTCAATAAGGTCTATTCGCTGGCGGCGCCGCATATTGTGGAAGACAACATTATCTTGGCGCGCGTCAACGTGAAGGTGCGCGATGAGCGCCGGTCGCTGTTTTGTTCCGATATTCGCGTTCCCGAGCTGGGTCCAGGCGGTGGCGCGAGCCTGCCGCTGCGCCTGACCATGCGCACGGACCAGTGCACGATGGAAAATATCGCCCGACTCAAGCAGGTCTTGGTTAAAAACCACGGTGAGTCCGATGTCTATCTTGAGCTTGTCGAGGGCGACCAATCCACCACCATGGTCCTCGGTGAGCACCTCCGCGTGGAACG
This is a stretch of genomic DNA from Corynebacterium accolens. It encodes these proteins:
- the dnaE gene encoding DNA polymerase III subunit alpha; amino-acid sequence: MAKNSSFVHLHNHTEFSMLDGMAKVDMLADEVVKQNMPAVGMTDHGNMYGSDAFYKRMTSAGVKPIIGIEAYMAPESRFNKKRVLWGTPDQKRDDVSASGAYLHQTMIAENATGLRNLFTLSSLASYEGQLGKWPRMDAELIAEHADGIIATTGCPSGDVQTRLRLGQFNEALEAAAMWQDIYGKDNFFLELMDHGLDIEKRTRDGLLEIGRKLDLPPLVTNDCHYVLESQAPAHEAMLCVQTGKTFMDPDRFKFGGTGYYIKSAAQMRDTWDDLIPDGCDNTLWIAERVQDYSEVWEEHTHDRMPIADVPEGHTPTSWLTHEVMEGLQRRFPGRDVPEEYIERAKYEISVIEMKGYPSYFLIVAELIKYARSVGIRVGPGRGSAAGXLVAXALTITNIDPLEHDLLFERFLNPERPSAPDIDIDFDDRRRGEMITYAAERWGEDKVAQVITFGTVKTKQAIKDSAKVHFGQPGFQMADRINGALPPAIMAKDIPLRGITDPDHERYSEAAEVRQMVESDPDVKKIYDTARGLEGVVRQAGVHACAVIMASVRLMDHIPMWKRPADGAYITGWDYPACEAIGLLKMDFLGLRNLTVIGDAIENIKRNRGEEVQLEQLHADDPKVSKVYDLLSRGDTLGVFQLDSGGMQELLKRMKPTGFKDIVASLALYRPGPMGVNAHWDYADRKNGRKEITPIHPELEEPLKEILDETYGLIVYQEQIMRISQKVANYTAGEADGFRKAMGKKKPEVLAQQYDKFWGGMQENGYSKSAMDALWGTIEPFASYAFNKSHAAGYGLVSFWTAYLKAYYAPEYMAALLTSVGDKKDKSAIYLSDCRHLGINVLPPSVNESEEDFQAVGEDIRFGMGAIRNVGSEVVESIIASRKAKGAFTSFSDYLDKIDLAACSKRVTEALIKAGAFDDFQQPRKGLMLIHEDAVDAVQTTKKAADKGQFDLFAGFGGGDDASSEGAFAIDVPDDSWDRKHELALEREMLGLYVSGHPLDGFEEALAAQTNTPLTKILNDEVHNGQELIIGGIISGVDRRFSKRDGSPWAIVTVEDHNGAQVEILVFNKVYSLAAPHIVEDNIILARVNVKVRDERRSLFCSDIRVPELGPGGGASLPLRLTMRTDQCTMENIARLKQVLVKNHGESDVYLELVEGDQSTTMVLGEHLRVERSGNLMGDLKATMGAGILG